NNNNNNNNNNNNNNNNNNNNNNNNNNNNNNNNNNNNNNNNNNNNNNNNNNNNNNNNNNNNNNNNNNNNNNNNNNNNNNNNNNNNNNNNNNNNNNNNNNNNNNNNNNNNNNNNNNNNNNNNNNNNNNNNNNNNNNNNNNNNNNNNNNNNNNNNNNNNNNNNNNNNNNNNNNNNNNNNNNNNNNNNNNNNNNNNNNNNNNNNNNNNNNNNNNNNNNNNNNNNNNNNNNNNNNNNNNNNNNNNNNNNNNNNNNNNNNNNNNNNNNNNNNNNNNNNNNNNNNNNNNcccccccccccccacaaacATTTTAACCGTCAAATTTCAAAATGGCTCATGTTCAGTGTCAATTGTTAGTGTAGTCATTTGCTGTAGAAGTACAATAACattaccagtttcaaaaaagCTAGAAGGTTTATTTTATGCTGCTATCTGGATGTTGTCAATATGTAGACAGATGTAGGCTCATGTAGCTGAGTGATATTAACAATTTTAGTTTGAGGACGTTCCTATGTCGAAAAATTAGCTGATTCACAAACACTACTTCAGCTGCATATTCTGAAGTAGTCATGTACCATTATTTCAAGCAAAGATGTGCCAGATATTTTCTTCCTTGTGTTTGAAATCTAGTCTGACAGCTCTTTCTCAATACAGGTTATGATAACTGTCTCTATGCGACGACTGGGTATGTACATCTAACCAAATCATTATTCAACTACACATACACACACTAGTGTATTCTTGCCCTCCTCCAATAGTAATGTTCGTTTTCTGATTTTAAACTTCACAGGGGTAAGAAAGCTCTCTTTAATAATGCAACCGTTGGTCCTTCCAAGTCTACATCTTCATCCCCTCAAAGGAGTTACTGGTGGACTCAATATCTACTTGTGgcttttttgttctttctggTACCTTTCTGAACATGCCTCGGATGAATAGAATGATGTCTATTCCGGAATCAAAAAATGTAAAAGCAGGATAATTCTAGGTGATATAGTTTCCCTTGAGAAGGCTCAAATGTGTTGGAGCCAAGGATGCTTGGGTTATTGATGCAGATGTCATCTATACTGCACAAATTTTGTAAGATATCCAAGGTAGAGATCCTTGGTAGATGTAAAATAGAAGATATTTCATTCAAACTGTGGAAACATTTGTAATCCATATTGTTTGTGACTGGTTTGCAAACTTGGTACCAATTCATTTTAGCTAATCTTTGTAATGAAGTTTCCACAAACTCTTCTAATGGTCCTATATAAATCAGAAAAGTTGGTCTGTTTAAAGTCAGTCTACATCTCATCCCTTGTTTGTGGTGTGGCTCCTCTGACCCTGCTAACACAATGTTCTATGCACCATGTTCTGTGTGGTCCTTTTTATTTAAGATGAAGTATCTCTCAATAGTTTTCAATCTTAACTGCTCTATGCTGGGAAAAGTTGTCCTTTTGAATAAGGTGTGGCCATTAGGTCAAAGAAATATGTACAATTTGCCTAGTTGGGACTGAGGTTGAGGTGTATCATAATTGTTGTATTTTAGTTGGATACAACATCTTTGGGGTGCTAAAAAGGAGAatattgtgtgtgtgtgttagtACATGAAGAGGAAAAAAcatcaagaagagaatgagcCAAATCAACCTTGCTATTTTCGGCGTAATGAGGTTTTAGTCTCGCACCCCCTAGCCAGATTCAGTCCCAAGGGGGTCAATCAAGCCTttgaaattagtaaaagtaTTCGTCATAGTCAAGAGTTTCTGCTTTCAACgagactttcttagcttgtcaAAACTCTCTCCTTCAATAGGTCTTTGATTGATGTGGACTGAATTTGTGGTGGTGGGGTGGGTGGAGGGCATCTGATTTAAGGGGTTGTCAATACAAATATACACAGAAACAGCAGCTAAGCATGTCAGAATAAAATTTTGACAGATGAAACCCAGGAGCTGTATATTACACAAGCCAAATTTTGTGCAAAGTGAAATCCAGTTATAGGTACCAACAACAAATTCCCCTCTCAAAAATAATCAGAGGGTCTcacttgaaaataatttaaaccaATTCTTGCAAAATCAAAATACAAAGAGAGAACTGTTGAATCCAGAAAGGTATCATATCTACCACTTCCCAACTCTTGAGTATCCATCATCAGCAAACACCACAATCTTCAATACAAACATATTGAAAAGAAATTCTGCAACCATTTCAAATGAAAGCAGGTAATTAGAAAGTCAATCTTGCGTAAGAAAATACCGGGAAGAAATAGCAAAGGTGAACACTTACCCAACAAATTAATAACCTTGATCAACGAGATAATCACCGAGCCTCTCAACAACCAGGTTACACTGGCCTGGAGTCATTGGTTCATCATAGATACCAATAAGTAGAGCCTGATTAGTCTTTTTGATAGTAATACCACCCGGTCCCtggaaaaaaaagaatggaATGTCACGAACAGCCATTTGAACAAGGCTTTTCTAAAACAAATTTGATTCAGTTCAATTCATCTCCAAATAAGTATGAACTTTCCACAACTTTCTGAAATGTAATACTGATTCTGGTTGTTTAACAGAAAAGATCCTGTAGTACATATACACCCTCAATGAACACTAGATAATTATGCTCTGCGTTGCTTGAACAGAACGCACAACCTAATATTGTCTGCAGTTTCAATTCAACAAGATTCTGAATGTTATAAAAGATACCTTCTTTCCTCGAATAACAACACCAGGTTCCCCTTGAATGACCATGTACTTTGAGCCACCAAGATGCAGGCCAGTTGGAGCAAGTGAACCGGGCTCATTAAAATCGTTCAGGATGGCATCAATCTCTGAGGGTTTGAACTACAACAGCATGGATATCGATAAGTTGCAAAATCTTTGTAAATGAGTCAAGATAGAAAATATAGACGGCaaacatattcataaataactTGCAATTGATTACAAAAACAACCACTCTTGTCTATTCAAAACATTAGTGTATTAGCATCAAGTCTTTATCGCACATTCCTCAATAGTTCTTCAATAGAACTCAACATTGCCTTTATTCAAAACCATTTTCAGTCAATCATTTCACTAGGTCTAAAACTAGTCGAAATCATCTATATGAATCCTCCATATCGATTCCTACCATCTATTTATCAAGCTTAACTCTCCACTATTTACCACATTTCTCAGTAGTTCTTTAGTGACATTCAACATTGCTTTATTCAAAACCATATTCAATCAATCATTCCATTAGTCAGGATCAACTAAAAAACCTCTATATTGATTCTACCATCAGCATCAAGATCTAGTCTTCAACATATCTCTCAGTAGCTCTTCATGGGCAGTGTTCAGGGAAGCGTGAAGCGGAAAAAAGCGATAAGGCCCCGCTTCACACTTTAAGTGATGAAGCGCACACTTTAAGCGATGAAGCGCTCACATATTCATTCTAGTCTGTGAAGCGCAGAAGACTCGCATCGCTTCGCTTCACCACTAGCGCTCGCTTTCCTAAACACTCTTCATGGGAACTCAATATTATCTTTGTTCAAAACCATTTCCAATCAATCAGTTGCTCAGTCCAAGCTAGTCAAGATCATAATACTCTATACCGGATCCTACCATCTACTTATCAAGATCAAGTCTTTACCACTCGAcattgattttattctttcaatcacaaaaaaaaaagataaaacgACAATAGATAAAATGACAAACATCTTtcaatcacccaaaaaaagatCCCAAATCAGATTTAAACAAATCAATCTGAGTTCAACATCAAATCcaattgaacaaaaaaaaaacattttttactAAATAGATCTTTCAATCAATCTCAAATCTCAATCAATCATCTTCCTCTCAGTATCACGTCGATTTCTCTAATGCTGCTCAACCAATAGTTATCATCCTGATAGTCGCCATTCCACTTGCTTCCaatattattgattttcttaaataataaatattagttgAGTAAGCACCAGAGAAATCAACTAAATCTCAGAACCCCAAATCAGTCAAAGATCCGAACTTTTTCATGTTTAATCGCTAAATTTGTTTGTATGATtcagaaaaacatttttaaaaaaaaagtcctGAGGGAAAGTTCAGCAAACAAATCATTCCACTGAATCCAAGCTCGTCAAGATCATGAATCCTCTATATGGAATCCTACCATCTGCTTATCAAGATCAAATCTTAAACACTCAACATTGATCTTTTCAAAACCATTTTCAAACAAATCATTTCTCTTATTCAAAGCAAGTCAATATCGGCATATAAATCAAAACCATTTTCAAACAAACCATTTCTCTTATTCAAAGCAAGTCAATATCAGCATATAATCAAAACCATTTTCAAACAAATCATTCAACAGAATCCAAGCTAGTCAAGATCATAAATCTTCTACGTCAGATCCTACCATCTACTTATCAAGATCAAGTCTTTACCACTCAACATTGATTTTATTCCAATTTCAATCAATTTATTTCTCTTCGTTCGAGCAAGTCGATCATCTATATGAATCAAACTCATTTTCAAACAAATCATTCCACAGAATCCAAGCTAGTCAAGATCATGAATCCTCTATATGAGATCCTACCATCTACTGATCAAGATCAAGttttaaaacactcaacattGATCTATTCAAAACCAGTTCCAATCAAACCATTTCTCTTATTCAAAGCAAGTCAAGATCAGCATATAAATCAAAACCATTACAAATCATTCCGCAGAATCCAAGCTAGTCAAGATCATAAATCTTCTATATCATATCCCACCATCTACTTATAAAGATCAAGTCTTTACCACTCAACATTGATTTATTCAAAACCATTTTCAAGCAAACCTTTTCATTTATTCAGAGCAAGTCAAAATCAGCATATAAATCAAAACCATTTTCCATCAAATCATTTCACGGAGTCCAAACTAGTCAAGTTTCATCTACTAATATTCTTCAAATCTCCCATCAAACTCAACTCTCACAAACACAAATCTAATAAAAGACAACACATAAAAACCAATAACAATAACATCTCTTACAATATACACAAATCACCCAAATAGTCAAACAAAATTCTCCACAAGTCAAAAACAATCAAATCCACaacagataaaaaaaataaacatctttcaatcacccaaaaaaaaaagatcccACATCAGATTTAAACAAATCAATCTAAGTTCAACATCAAAtccaattaaacaaaaaaaaaacaatttttttaataaatacatcTTTCAATCAATCATTTTCCTCTCAGAATCATGTCGATTTCAGTGATGCTCACTCAGCCAATAGTTATCATCCTGAAAGTCACCATTCTCCTTGCTGCCAATATTATCGAGTTTCTTAAACAATAACTATTAGCTGAGTGAGCACCTCAGAAATCAACTGAATCTCAAAACCCCAAATCAGTCAaagatccaatttttttttcacaaaatcatttcaaaaaataatttaaaaaaaaaaaagacctgAGGGAAAGTTGAGCTTTTAGCCCAAACAGCGCCGTCAAGGCCGACGATAGCGGCGGCGCTAAGGTGGTTCCCTTCGATTTCACACAGGAGGTGATCATCGACATATACTTGCCACGACATGATTTTCCGATGaggatttttttgaatttttctttgtgCTCTGTATTTGTTGATAGAAAAAAAGATGTGTGATGAAATGGGAAATTATCATGGCTATTTATTTATAGATGGGTGTGTACTTCAATGGCATTTTTGAAAAGACATAAATGCCCCTAAGCCCATATTCCGGAAGGATCGAGAGCGGGTTAGAGAAACTTACAGAAATTTCACTAATTAAGATATCTCGGATTTTATCAGGTGTGTTTAGATACGTGTATTTCGGAATGAATTGTTGATATATTGTATCCAAATGGACTCGTATGTATTTGGGATAAATAGACCACTCTTCGCTTGCCACTCTGTTATGTATGTGGTATCTCAGATATATGTGAATCACATCAGATATATCTATATAAATGCCCCTGAGTCCATATTCCGGAAGAATCCAGAGCGGGAAAGAGAAACTTACAGAAATTTTACTAGTTCAGAGCTGATATTACAAAGCTTATAAGATTTTGGTGCGTTCAGATGTGtgtagatacatgtattttggGATATACGAGGTTAAAATTATGTAGAATTTGTTTTAGATACATTGTATTCAAGTGGATTCACATGTATTTGAGATAGATAGACAACTCTCGCTAGCTTTCCTCACATGTCGTTGGCTCGCCACTTTCCTATGTATGTGATATTTTAGATATATGTGAGTCACACCAAATATGTATATTCAGTATGATTTGTATGCATTTAAGATATCTGACtatcttgctcgcctctctccctatTTTAGTAATctgataataaaaatatatttattcagtATATCTTTCTCAACATGTGATAGAAAACacttaaataataataagatataaaattaattgaaagtatatgtataattgatatatatggtatgaatatatatctaataacatatttttttcattttatttttacctcataaatataaaaatgttgCTTTCGATAGATCCTTAGTTGTGTTAATAATGTCAATAAGTAGTGAAATTTGATATAACAAACTCTTAAGAGGCAAATTTATGATGTGATATATGAATTTACATAAACTCaataacttttatttaataaaaaaacttagaaaatcttAAAATCTGAATATGTTTACTTTTGaaattactaaataaaaatcaatttgataaaaTCTTGTGTGATTTCATATGTAAATTTATCGTAACAATTAACTTTTTCATAATCCATCGAGGTATAAAATTTAAACTCtccaataatataattattccGAATCCTTCGAATATTGTTTCATTATAAGTGAACGCATTTGAGAGTGttcaaagtttatgaaaaaaaatatatttctgatGATATTTTTACAGatgtgaaattattttattttaagttatttttctttatatataacatgatcatatttttctgaataaatttctaaaaatcgtattatataaattgaaataaagagaATTCATTATCCATAAAGCTAAATTTATGAAACATTAATTATACAACTAACCTTGTCTAACTAGGCATTTGacataattaatgaatatattattgctttaaataattaaccagaaatggtcttttttttttttagaatcaaatatattattattataaatatttttttaggaaCCATCCATATCAACCCTACGTGGAATTTGTATAAAGAAGTAGTTTTCGAgataaaaattgattattttataaatttgagagagagttttaattttataattttgtatctaaatattttaaagtgagCTTATAGTGAACGATATCAACTGAAATatactaattaaatttataaatatttttataaaattgaccTCTATTTAAAGAAGTTTATAGTCTATATAATTCTTCCTTAAACTCTTTTACGATCGCACATTTAATAAAAACGACATTATCCTTCTTCACTCACGCGATATTTTATTGGTAAACCTTAGAAAATAGCAACCCTCCACTTCTTTCCATGATTAATTCTCCAGCTAATGAGATCTTTTATATTTCTCACAAGACCCCTCactattatcatatttttatatttgccCCTTGAAATTTCTAATATTTGCAATTATACTTTCTCTAAGTTGaccattaatattatattattattgttattctttATTTGAGGTTTGTGATTTGTCAATGaggaaaattaattaatctacatgattattatagtatgattattttttatcgaTAATATTAACAAgctcatataaataaaatttttagatttgaAATTGTCATTGGGAATTAGACAAATTCAAATGATgattttagtattatttttttaaaagtatggAATATTGATGTAAGATAGAATTCTAATGAAAAAAACATGATCATTAgtgttttatatataattaattatttttaatttatttgatattgagacattatgattattttcatgtGTGATAGTACATTTTCTTAGTAGTTTTGATGTCATTGCAAAAAGGTGTTCAAAGTGTaattatcatgttatatttttatttttgtataattatcTGATTCTTGATATTTACTTGCTTGA
This portion of the Solanum pennellii chromosome 12, SPENNV200 genome encodes:
- the LOC107007196 gene encoding profilin-1-like, with amino-acid sequence MSWQVYVDDHLLCEIEGNHLSAAAIVGLDGAVWAKSSTFPQFKPSEIDAILNDFNEPGSLAPTGLHLGGSKYMVIQGEPGVVIRGKKGPGGITIKKTNQALLIGIYDEPMTPGQCNLVVERLGDYLVDQGY